A DNA window from Micromonospora sp. NBC_01739 contains the following coding sequences:
- a CDS encoding ROK family transcriptional regulator: MSDRAAATSPVSRERSREIKRLSVILAARQARLLSRVDLAEMTGLPAATVTALVRELIAEGYLIERGPGTPTTGRPREMLEFNPRAELVAAVSLEPPRISCEIADSEGALIAHRTARFGGDVVETVCDFVLDLVGDNLPSLRGVAIAVPGVSTNGAVRLAPSVGLVEAWPIGESVQQRLKVPVVVDNDVNLMAAGECVAGAGADVANLLLIHVADGIGAGLVLDGKVRRGASGAAGEVGFLPVDAAPVRSYSGVGEFEARWSVNAIAERLVALNPGRRPESPVRELIELAATSKPAREYLDEVLDAWARLILSCVCVIDPGLVLLSGAAAELDDAALEQIQSLLAAKTPAPTEVRRATLGDQAVLHGAISYALSAAVPLPSLP, translated from the coding sequence GTGTCCGACAGAGCAGCAGCGACCAGCCCGGTCAGCCGTGAGCGGTCCCGAGAGATCAAGCGCCTCTCGGTGATCCTGGCCGCCCGGCAGGCGCGGCTGTTGTCCCGAGTGGACCTGGCGGAGATGACCGGCCTGCCGGCGGCCACGGTGACCGCGCTCGTGCGGGAGCTCATCGCCGAGGGCTACCTCATCGAGCGGGGACCCGGCACCCCCACCACCGGGCGACCTCGGGAGATGCTGGAGTTCAACCCGCGTGCCGAGCTCGTCGCCGCGGTCTCGCTGGAACCACCCCGGATCAGTTGCGAGATCGCCGACAGCGAAGGGGCGCTCATCGCGCACCGCACCGCACGGTTCGGTGGCGACGTGGTCGAGACCGTCTGCGACTTCGTCCTGGACCTGGTCGGCGACAACCTGCCCTCACTGCGCGGGGTGGCGATCGCGGTGCCGGGGGTCTCCACCAACGGTGCCGTACGCCTGGCCCCCTCCGTCGGGCTGGTCGAGGCGTGGCCGATCGGAGAGTCCGTCCAGCAGCGACTCAAAGTGCCCGTAGTCGTCGACAACGACGTCAACCTCATGGCCGCCGGTGAATGCGTGGCCGGTGCTGGAGCCGATGTCGCCAACCTGCTGCTGATCCATGTCGCCGACGGCATCGGCGCCGGGCTGGTGCTCGACGGCAAGGTTCGCCGGGGTGCCAGCGGAGCCGCCGGCGAGGTGGGTTTCCTGCCGGTGGACGCCGCGCCGGTGCGCAGCTACAGCGGCGTCGGTGAGTTCGAGGCCCGCTGGTCGGTCAACGCCATCGCCGAGCGGTTGGTCGCGCTGAACCCGGGGCGACGACCGGAGTCGCCGGTACGGGAACTGATCGAACTCGCCGCCACCTCGAAGCCCGCCCGCGAGTACCTGGACGAGGTGCTCGACGCCTGGGCGCGGCTCATCCTCTCCTGCGTCTGCGTGATCGACCCCGGGCTGGTGCTGCTCAGCGGCGCCGCCGCGGAGCTCGACGACGCCGCGCTGGAGCAGATCCAGAGTCTTCTCGCCGCCAAGACCCCCGCACCCACCGAGGTGCGTCGAGCCACCCTCGGTGACCAGGCCGTACTGCACGGAGCGATCAGCTACGCGCTGTCGGCCGCGGTCCCCCTGCCCTCTCTGCCCTGA
- a CDS encoding DNA recombination protein RmuC: MELATLAVVVVCLGAGGAVGWFAARSRAATEIARLDATLRATREGEGRLEQSMRALSYEATAQSQEAVARAVAPLHDTLRRYEQRVAELERDRVDAYAELREQVRAMSSVSGELRTETKQLVAALRAPQVRGRWGEHQLRRIVEAAGMLEHCDFSEQVTAATDQQTVRPDLVVRLHGGRTVVVDAKAPFDAYLTAMEARDERSRDTQLDAHARHLRAHVDALAAKSYWTAFESTPEFVVLFVPADTFLDVALQRDPTLLEHAFTRNVVLATPATLVAMLRTVAWSWRQEQLARNAVAVHSLARELYGRLSTLGDHVAKLGSSLGGAVTAYNRAVGSLEARVLVSARKLAELGVSDQELSTPAQVELAPRQPQAPELLLEESNWEGRTRST, from the coding sequence ATGGAGCTAGCGACCCTGGCGGTGGTCGTCGTCTGTCTCGGCGCGGGCGGCGCGGTGGGCTGGTTCGCGGCCCGGTCCCGGGCGGCCACCGAGATCGCCCGGTTGGACGCCACCCTGCGGGCCACCCGGGAGGGCGAGGGGCGGCTGGAGCAGTCGATGCGGGCGCTGAGCTACGAGGCGACGGCCCAGTCCCAGGAGGCGGTCGCCCGCGCGGTGGCACCCCTGCACGACACCCTGCGCCGCTACGAGCAGCGGGTGGCCGAACTGGAACGTGACCGGGTGGACGCGTACGCCGAACTGCGTGAGCAGGTCAGGGCGATGAGCAGCGTCTCCGGCGAGCTGCGCACCGAGACCAAACAGCTGGTCGCGGCGCTGCGGGCCCCGCAGGTACGCGGCCGGTGGGGCGAGCACCAACTGCGTCGGATCGTCGAGGCGGCCGGCATGTTGGAGCACTGCGACTTCTCCGAGCAGGTCACGGCCGCCACCGACCAGCAGACCGTACGCCCCGATCTGGTGGTCCGGCTGCACGGCGGCCGGACAGTGGTGGTGGACGCCAAGGCCCCCTTCGACGCGTACCTGACCGCGATGGAGGCTCGCGACGAGCGCAGTCGTGACACCCAGCTCGATGCCCACGCCCGGCATCTGCGGGCCCATGTGGACGCGCTGGCGGCGAAGTCGTATTGGACGGCCTTCGAGTCGACCCCGGAGTTCGTGGTGCTGTTCGTGCCAGCCGACACGTTCCTCGATGTCGCCCTGCAACGCGATCCGACCCTTCTGGAGCACGCCTTCACCCGCAACGTGGTGCTGGCCACCCCGGCCACTCTGGTAGCAATGCTGCGTACGGTGGCCTGGTCCTGGCGGCAGGAGCAGTTGGCCCGCAACGCGGTAGCGGTGCATTCCCTGGCCCGGGAACTCTATGGTCGACTTTCCACCCTAGGCGATCATGTAGCCAAACTCGGCAGCTCACTCGGCGGCGCGGTGACCGCCTACAACCGGGCGGTGGGGTCGCTGGAGGCCCGGGTGCTGGTCAGCGCCCGCAAGCTGGCTGAGCTGGGAGTTTCTGACCAGGAGCTGTCCACACCGGCTCAGGTGGAGTTGGCTCCCCGGCAGCCGCAGGCCCCTGAGCTGCTGTTGGAGGAATCCAACTGGGAGGGTCGAACTCGGTCAACCTAA
- a CDS encoding sugar-binding protein: MRWRTTATIAMCSLLTLGLAAPVQAHPKGSSPKHPSPSKSQPKGPSKSDKPVDLDIMFIGAHPDDEAGQLGMLGYWNEYHGMKAGVITTTRGEGGGNATGFEEGPDLGILREAEERKAVAYAGIEHIYNLDALDFWYTASAPLTAEVWGYDETLSRIVRVLRTTRPEVILTMNPSATQGNHGNHQEAAMLAVDAFYAAADPKKFPEQITKEGLEPWRVSRIFQTGGSGSGNLGPSCETSFTPTEASNVIFGTWQGYESARHDGNRWNTVTTWARREYVSQGWGNSSFPTTNPDNIGCNRLTLIDSRTPYPDPNVGAGTGALQGATLRAPGGLPLGTEIHVRPEKWEVLAGKSIKVDTVLYATQDIKGAKVALQVPAGWRVSGNGNVGTLKKGKEVVKSFTVTPPAQLPVGTRFKIEATMTSSKDGSGTSSGRVQATAPVRGTLEPLEEIADFRAWTEQKKVKQLDALIESLLNIPSGKSRSVRVDLANHSDTVQSGTVRLNLPAGFSANPQQLPYSGLQPGARSSVTFTVTNTDATLPTANRAPDNGAYRLQIETTYNGGSATEPGAFNLVPTTVIPKATTAPAVDGHGHSHEYTGEVIDISTRWEGTATTAADISGTAQITHTDDALYAIFNITDDVLGRFLLPEDCKRPRRADAVEFGIDPRGNSANTSTVFNVALFPATNDPANGNPPCFARERDNHQGGPETAPGLEVASVLTGTGYQIEVKVPFSVLPDTIDPNNMGMNILVNDSDTQDLSTQTRIGWSTWSGVRADAWRWGVATLPGLPARPAAPKAPIMPDTAAQSVKSPQTILQSASDGVAPGGYAALDDKIVKIKKVTKSSSKVSVQLKVKKSGIARVFIWDGERVVAQTEVSLNRDRTLVLPLNGALPAGSSLLVSYERGGATLGLAHHLR; the protein is encoded by the coding sequence ATGAGATGGCGCACCACGGCGACGATCGCCATGTGCAGTCTGCTCACGCTGGGCCTGGCCGCTCCGGTTCAGGCTCACCCCAAGGGCTCGTCGCCCAAGCACCCCTCACCTTCGAAGAGCCAGCCGAAGGGCCCGTCCAAGTCCGACAAGCCCGTCGACCTGGACATCATGTTCATCGGCGCGCACCCCGACGACGAGGCCGGTCAACTCGGCATGCTGGGATACTGGAACGAGTATCACGGCATGAAGGCCGGCGTCATCACCACCACCCGTGGCGAGGGTGGCGGTAACGCCACCGGCTTCGAGGAGGGCCCGGATCTCGGTATCCTCCGGGAGGCCGAGGAGCGCAAGGCGGTCGCCTACGCCGGCATCGAGCACATCTACAACCTCGACGCCCTCGACTTCTGGTACACCGCCAGCGCTCCGCTGACCGCCGAGGTCTGGGGTTACGACGAGACGCTGTCCCGCATCGTGCGGGTGCTGCGGACCACCAGGCCCGAGGTCATCCTGACGATGAACCCCTCGGCCACCCAGGGCAACCACGGTAACCACCAGGAAGCCGCGATGCTGGCCGTGGACGCCTTCTACGCGGCGGCCGACCCGAAGAAGTTCCCGGAGCAGATCACCAAGGAGGGCCTGGAGCCCTGGCGGGTCTCCCGGATCTTCCAGACCGGCGGCAGCGGCTCCGGCAACCTGGGTCCGTCCTGCGAGACCAGCTTCACGCCGACTGAGGCCAGCAACGTCATCTTCGGCACCTGGCAGGGTTACGAGTCGGCGCGCCACGACGGCAACCGGTGGAACACGGTCACGACCTGGGCCCGCCGGGAGTACGTGTCGCAGGGCTGGGGCAACAGCTCCTTCCCGACGACCAACCCGGACAACATCGGCTGCAACCGGCTGACCCTGATCGACTCCCGCACCCCGTACCCGGACCCGAACGTGGGCGCCGGCACCGGTGCGCTCCAGGGCGCCACCCTCCGTGCGCCGGGTGGCCTGCCGCTCGGCACCGAGATCCACGTGCGTCCGGAGAAGTGGGAGGTGCTCGCCGGCAAGTCCATCAAGGTCGACACCGTCCTCTACGCCACCCAGGACATCAAGGGCGCCAAGGTCGCGCTGCAGGTTCCGGCCGGCTGGCGGGTCAGCGGCAACGGCAACGTCGGCACGCTCAAGAAGGGCAAGGAGGTCGTGAAGAGCTTCACGGTCACCCCGCCCGCGCAGCTTCCGGTGGGTACCCGCTTCAAGATCGAAGCGACGATGACCAGCAGCAAGGATGGTAGCGGCACCAGCAGTGGACGGGTGCAGGCGACCGCTCCGGTTCGGGGCACCCTCGAGCCGCTGGAGGAGATCGCGGACTTCCGGGCGTGGACCGAGCAGAAGAAGGTCAAGCAGCTCGACGCCCTCATCGAGTCGCTGCTCAACATCCCGAGCGGCAAGAGCCGCAGCGTCCGGGTGGACCTGGCCAACCACAGCGACACCGTCCAGTCCGGCACCGTCCGGCTGAACCTGCCGGCCGGTTTCTCGGCGAACCCGCAGCAGCTGCCGTACAGCGGGCTCCAGCCCGGTGCCCGTAGCTCGGTGACCTTCACGGTGACCAACACCGACGCCACGCTGCCGACCGCCAACCGGGCGCCGGACAACGGTGCGTACCGGCTCCAGATCGAGACCACCTACAACGGTGGCAGCGCCACCGAGCCGGGTGCCTTCAACCTGGTGCCGACCACGGTGATCCCGAAGGCCACCACCGCGCCGGCCGTCGACGGCCACGGCCACTCCCACGAGTACACCGGCGAGGTCATCGACATCTCGACGCGCTGGGAGGGTACCGCCACCACGGCGGCGGACATCTCCGGCACCGCCCAGATCACCCACACCGACGACGCCCTGTACGCCATCTTCAACATCACCGATGACGTGCTCGGCCGGTTCCTGCTGCCGGAGGACTGCAAGCGCCCGCGTCGTGCCGACGCCGTCGAGTTCGGTATCGACCCGCGGGGCAACTCGGCGAACACCTCCACGGTGTTCAACGTGGCGCTCTTCCCGGCCACCAACGACCCGGCCAACGGCAACCCGCCGTGCTTCGCCCGGGAGCGGGACAACCACCAGGGTGGCCCGGAGACCGCACCGGGTCTCGAGGTCGCCTCGGTTCTCACCGGCACCGGGTACCAGATCGAGGTCAAGGTTCCGTTCAGCGTGCTGCCGGACACCATCGACCCGAACAACATGGGCATGAACATCCTGGTCAACGACTCGGACACGCAGGACCTGTCCACGCAGACCCGGATCGGCTGGTCGACCTGGAGCGGCGTGCGGGCCGACGCGTGGCGCTGGGGTGTCGCCACCCTGCCGGGCCTGCCGGCGCGGCCGGCGGCGCCGAAGGCGCCGATCATGCCCGACACCGCGGCGCAGAGCGTCAAGTCGCCGCAGACCATCCTCCAGTCCGCCTCGGACGGGGTGGCGCCGGGTGGCTACGCGGCTCTTGACGACAAGATCGTCAAGATCAAGAAGGTCACCAAGTCCTCCTCGAAGGTCTCGGTGCAGTTGAAGGTCAAGAAGTCCGGCATCGCCCGGGTCTTCATCTGGGACGGTGAGCGGGTCGTGGCGCAGACCGAGGTCTCGCTGAACAGGGACCGCACCCTGGTCCTGCCCCTCAACGGTGCTCTGCCGGCCGGCTCCTCGCTGCTCGTCTCGTACGAGCGCGGCGGCGCCACCCTCGGCCTGGCTCACCACCTGAGGTGA